The Solibacillus sp. FSL W7-1436 genome window below encodes:
- a CDS encoding YveK family protein yields the protein MKETISLQEIIKIIKKRLVLIIALTVIGCGVAAGISIYAITPIYDAQTQILVNQKGNADQVYSLQTTNTDLSLINTYQVIITSPVILNPVLESLDLDKTTGQLAQQISVFTKTDSKVVNIRVEDPNPAVAVDIANTLAEVFKENIPQLMSIDNISILSAAKLSENPSPVKPDILLNSAIGAVIGLMLGFGLTFLLEFLDMSIKGERDVEDYLQLPVIGMVDFIKEEKEKKLSLRVQKAGRS from the coding sequence ATGAAAGAAACAATTAGTCTACAGGAAATTATAAAAATTATAAAAAAACGCCTAGTACTCATAATCGCTCTTACTGTAATCGGTTGTGGAGTCGCGGCTGGTATCAGCATTTATGCAATAACCCCGATTTATGATGCGCAGACACAAATTCTGGTGAATCAAAAAGGCAATGCCGATCAAGTGTATTCATTGCAAACTACCAATACCGATTTAAGTTTAATTAATACGTATCAGGTCATCATCACAAGTCCGGTGATCTTGAATCCTGTACTGGAAAGCCTTGACCTGGATAAAACGACAGGGCAGCTGGCACAGCAAATATCGGTGTTCACCAAAACGGATTCCAAAGTGGTCAATATCCGTGTGGAGGACCCGAATCCGGCAGTAGCTGTAGACATCGCGAATACGCTGGCGGAAGTGTTTAAAGAGAATATTCCGCAACTGATGAGCATCGACAATATTTCGATCTTATCGGCCGCTAAATTAAGCGAAAACCCGTCACCGGTAAAACCTGACATCTTGCTGAATAGTGCAATCGGTGCTGTTATCGGCTTAATGCTAGGTTTCGGACTGACATTCCTGCTCGAATTTTTGGATATGTCGATCAAGGGCGAGCGTGATGTGGAAGATTATCTGCAATTACCGGTAATCGGAATGGTGGATTTCATTAAAGAAGAAAAAGAGAAGAAGCTATCTTTACGTGTGCAGAAAGCGGGGAGAAGTTAA
- a CDS encoding stage V sporulation protein S, which produces MDSLKVSSRSNPNSVAGALVAVIREQGFAEMQAVGAGALNQAIKAVAIARGFVAPSGTDLICAPAFADIIIAGEDRTALKLLVEKRTR; this is translated from the coding sequence GTGGATTCATTAAAAGTATCATCTCGTTCTAATCCTAATTCTGTTGCAGGAGCACTCGTTGCGGTTATACGAGAGCAAGGGTTTGCTGAAATGCAGGCGGTAGGTGCAGGTGCGTTAAACCAGGCAATTAAAGCAGTAGCAATCGCTCGAGGGTTTGTAGCCCCAAGCGGCACAGATTTAATTTGTGCACCGGCTTTCGCGGACATTATCATTGCAGGAGAAGATCGTACGGCATTAAAACTACTCGTTGAAAAAAGAACTCGTTAA
- a CDS encoding polysaccharide biosynthesis protein — translation MSYTARYTTFSALDSLLVVSAIFISYLLLHPTLTVYSDTVLVISAVTLLVSHHITAHLFHLYNRLWSLASVRELLIIGYAVTTSVLAAGAMQFVIQQHIYFRVMAITWLLLILLIGGSRFVLRVVHERSPVKPAAEVKRVLIVGAGEAGTMLLRSLKRNPSEYQVVAFVDDDLNKQHLKLLDVDVCGTTSDIPQIVQAKAIHEIILAIPSLSKKEIQEIYTRLGESKATIKIMPKIEDVMTGKVSVNDIQEIKIEDLLGREEVKLDMLALSNNLTNKKILITGAGGSIGSEICRQTAQFHPQQIILLGHGENSIYKIHLELSEKAEYKDIEFVPVIADVQDRERIFQVVQQYKPDVIYHAAAHKHVPMMESNPKEAVKNNVFGTKNIAEAAHAFGVPNFVMISTDKAVNPPNVMGATKRIAEIIIQNLATYSDTNFAAVRFGNVLGSRGSVIPRFKAQIAAGGPVTVTHPDMTRYFMTIPEASRLVLQAGALARGGEVFVLDMGEPMKIVDLAKNIIRLSGFSDEEIEIEFSGIRPGEKMYEELLNAEEIQEEHIYPKIHVGKASRIEGELLKALLKDIEECQPSELKEKLIHISNTKWDQHVHLQEITA, via the coding sequence TTGAGTTACACTGCTAGATACACGACATTTTCAGCTCTGGACTCGCTGCTTGTTGTGTCGGCTATTTTTATCAGTTATTTACTATTGCATCCAACATTAACGGTCTATTCGGATACAGTCCTTGTGATCAGTGCCGTTACATTGCTTGTCAGTCATCATATCACCGCCCACCTGTTTCATTTGTACAACCGGTTGTGGAGCCTGGCTTCGGTAAGAGAGCTGCTCATTATCGGCTATGCGGTGACAACCTCTGTTTTAGCGGCGGGTGCGATGCAGTTTGTCATCCAACAGCATATATATTTTCGCGTAATGGCTATTACATGGTTGCTGCTGATTTTACTGATTGGCGGATCGCGTTTCGTGCTGAGGGTTGTTCATGAACGGTCACCTGTCAAACCGGCTGCGGAAGTAAAGCGGGTGTTAATCGTCGGTGCCGGTGAAGCGGGGACAATGCTTCTGCGTAGTCTTAAACGGAATCCGTCCGAATATCAGGTAGTCGCTTTTGTGGATGATGATCTCAATAAACAGCATTTAAAACTGCTCGATGTGGATGTGTGCGGAACGACAAGCGACATTCCGCAAATTGTGCAGGCAAAGGCCATTCACGAAATTATATTAGCGATCCCTTCACTTAGCAAAAAAGAGATACAGGAAATTTATACACGTCTTGGAGAGTCGAAAGCAACAATTAAAATCATGCCGAAAATTGAAGATGTGATGACCGGAAAAGTTTCGGTGAACGATATACAGGAAATCAAAATCGAGGATCTGCTCGGGCGTGAAGAAGTCAAATTGGATATGCTGGCACTTTCGAATAACTTAACGAACAAAAAGATTCTTATCACAGGTGCAGGAGGATCGATCGGTTCGGAAATTTGCCGCCAGACTGCCCAGTTCCATCCGCAGCAGATTATATTGCTCGGTCATGGAGAAAACTCCATCTATAAAATCCATCTAGAACTATCGGAAAAAGCGGAATACAAGGATATTGAATTTGTTCCAGTCATTGCGGATGTGCAGGACAGGGAACGGATTTTTCAGGTCGTCCAGCAATATAAGCCGGATGTCATTTATCATGCGGCAGCACATAAGCATGTGCCGATGATGGAAAGCAACCCGAAAGAAGCGGTAAAAAACAATGTGTTCGGTACAAAAAATATAGCCGAAGCTGCCCATGCATTCGGTGTTCCGAATTTTGTCATGATCTCGACCGATAAAGCGGTCAATCCGCCGAACGTGATGGGGGCGACAAAGCGTATCGCCGAAATCATCATTCAAAATCTCGCGACATACAGCGATACAAATTTTGCCGCAGTACGATTCGGAAATGTGCTTGGTTCACGCGGCAGTGTCATCCCGAGATTTAAAGCGCAAATCGCTGCAGGCGGACCTGTCACCGTGACACATCCAGATATGACCCGCTATTTCATGACGATCCCGGAAGCATCCAGACTTGTTCTGCAGGCGGGGGCACTGGCACGTGGCGGGGAAGTGTTCGTCCTTGATATGGGCGAACCGATGAAAATAGTCGACTTGGCCAAAAATATCATTCGTCTATCTGGTTTTTCGGACGAGGAGATTGAAATCGAATTCAGCGGTATTCGCCCGGGTGAAAAAATGTACGAGGAATTACTGAATGCAGAAGAGATTCAGGAGGAGCATATTTACCCGAAAATTCATGTCGGGAAAGCAAGCCGGATCGAAGGAGAGTTGCTGAAGGCATTACTGAAAGATATAGAAGAGTGTCAGCCTTCGGAGTTAAAAGAAAAACTGATTCATATTTCCAATACGAAATGGGATCAGCACGTCCATCTGCAAGAAATCACTGCCTAA
- a CDS encoding CpsD/CapB family tyrosine-protein kinase produces MVKLGLRKRKKTLQSSNIARKLITITETKSHVIEQFRTIRTNIKFSMPDEPLKTILVTSSTPGEGKSTNAANLGVVFAQEDKRVLIIDADMRKPTQHHTFKTFNKVGLSNVLARKSTLQDAIQETFIVGLDVITSGPIPPNPAELLSSQGLDALLQEVKNQYDIIIIDSPPLLSVTDAQILANKCDGAMMILNTGETDKRAAKKAQTLLAAAHTKILGVVLNNYKTKNHYNYYDGYRYSE; encoded by the coding sequence ATGGTGAAACTGGGTCTGAGAAAAAGAAAAAAAACATTGCAAAGTTCGAATATCGCAAGGAAACTTATTACGATTACTGAAACGAAATCCCATGTTATCGAACAGTTTCGCACGATTCGTACAAATATTAAATTTTCGATGCCGGATGAGCCGTTAAAGACGATTTTAGTTACTTCTTCTACACCGGGTGAAGGGAAATCGACGAATGCGGCGAATCTCGGTGTTGTTTTTGCACAGGAAGACAAGAGAGTTCTTATTATTGATGCCGATATGCGGAAGCCAACACAGCACCATACATTTAAAACGTTCAACAAAGTGGGGCTTTCTAATGTGCTTGCGAGAAAATCCACGCTCCAGGATGCGATTCAGGAGACATTTATTGTAGGGCTTGATGTCATAACAAGCGGTCCTATTCCGCCGAATCCTGCTGAACTGCTTTCATCCCAAGGGTTGGATGCATTGCTTCAAGAAGTTAAAAATCAGTATGACATCATCATTATCGATTCACCGCCGTTATTATCGGTGACTGACGCGCAGATCCTGGCGAATAAATGCGACGGTGCCATGATGATTTTAAATACGGGTGAAACTGATAAACGTGCCGCAAAAAAAGCGCAGACACTGCTGGCAGCTGCCCACACAAAGATTTTGGGTGTCGTGTTGAACAACTATAAAACAAAGAATCATTATAATTATTATGATGGTTACCGTTACTCTGAATAA